In Aureibaculum algae, the following are encoded in one genomic region:
- a CDS encoding acyl carrier protein yields MSTIINRDSLLELLSTRLQLLEIEKGDVDTEQSLFEQGILDSLSFLEFAVEIEGKYDIELDFSELEPTEFNSIEKLSKIIENAN; encoded by the coding sequence ATGAGTACAATTATAAATAGAGACAGTTTATTAGAATTGCTATCAACACGGTTACAACTGTTAGAGATAGAAAAGGGAGATGTTGATACTGAACAAAGTCTGTTTGAACAAGGTATTTTAGATTCCTTATCTTTTCTAGAATTTGCAGTAGAAATTGAAGGTAAATATGATATTGAGTTGGATTTTAGTGAATTAGAACCGACAGAGTTTAACTCAATTGAAAAATTGAGTAAAATAATAGAAAATGCAAATTGA
- a CDS encoding GNAT family N-acetyltransferase, translating into MQIEIKQLFKNDADHVFDTIKNQFTKLYGYMETKGLVMPLVENGSELWMNSIKSTLGKLSNIYIAYDNEIIIGFVTGIIRLSPAYLGNKKIGYLSHLFINSAYRRTGTGEKLAQEIEAWFKEKNVDLIDVEVIVDNGNSINFFKKMGYKEDIIKLTKHAKVQQ; encoded by the coding sequence ATGCAAATTGAGATTAAACAATTATTTAAAAATGATGCTGATCACGTTTTTGATACTATAAAAAATCAGTTCACAAAACTTTATGGCTATATGGAAACCAAAGGGTTGGTGATGCCATTAGTAGAAAATGGATCAGAATTATGGATGAACTCTATAAAATCTACCTTAGGTAAATTAAGTAACATTTATATTGCTTATGACAATGAAATCATTATAGGTTTTGTAACAGGTATCATTAGATTGTCTCCTGCTTATTTAGGTAATAAAAAAATTGGTTATTTATCACATCTTTTTATTAATTCAGCATATAGACGTACAGGGACAGGTGAAAAATTAGCACAAGAAATAGAAGCTTGGTTTAAAGAGAAAAATGTAGATTTAATAGATGTAGAAGTTATCGTAGATAATGGAAATTCTATTAATTTTTTTAAAAAAATGGGCTATAAAGAAGATATTATTAAGTTAACCAAACATGCAAAGGTACAACAGTAG
- a CDS encoding AAC(3) family N-acetyltransferase, whose translation MQRYNSSHFYDAFLNIGLQKGDVVLVHNSLFSFGIPSDLTLKELSESIYEQLRKIIGDEGTIAVPTFNFDYCKGATFNSAKTPSKNMGVFSEYVRLLPESKRSKHPMQSISAVGPIADLITKGDPQSAFGENGAFDMLLQINAKIVLLGTDYNAASFIHLVEERNKVPYRYWKPFSAPYVINDNVQEQRSYKMYVRDLETNPILNMNFIEEILRDKKTLQKTQIGGGFIHSVKAMDYVSLADELIKKNPYCFVSNHKTEAN comes from the coding sequence ATGCAAAGGTACAACAGTAGTCATTTTTACGATGCTTTTTTAAACATAGGACTGCAAAAAGGAGATGTTGTATTGGTACATAATTCTTTATTTTCTTTTGGTATTCCATCAGATTTAACTTTAAAAGAGCTCTCAGAATCGATATACGAGCAATTGAGAAAAATTATTGGCGATGAGGGTACAATTGCAGTACCTACTTTTAATTTTGATTACTGTAAAGGAGCAACTTTTAATAGTGCCAAAACACCTTCTAAAAATATGGGTGTCTTTTCTGAATATGTACGGTTGTTACCTGAAAGTAAGAGAAGTAAACATCCTATGCAATCTATTTCGGCGGTGGGGCCAATAGCAGATTTGATCACAAAAGGAGACCCTCAATCTGCATTTGGCGAAAATGGTGCTTTTGATATGTTATTACAAATTAATGCAAAAATTGTATTGCTAGGGACAGATTATAATGCCGCATCTTTTATTCATTTGGTTGAGGAACGTAACAAAGTGCCGTATCGATATTGGAAGCCGTTTTCGGCTCCATATGTTATAAATGACAATGTACAAGAACAACGAAGCTATAAAATGTATGTTAGAGATTTAGAGACAAATCCTATTTTAAACATGAATTTTATTGAAGAAATTCTTAGAGATAAAAAAACACTCCAAAAAACACAAATCGGCGGTGGTTTTATTCATAGTGTAAAAGCAATGGACTATGTTAGCCTAGCTGATGAATTGATTAAAAAGAATCCATACTGCTTTGTTAGTAATCATAAAACCGAAGCCAACTAA
- a CDS encoding DUF4910 domain-containing protein — MQKQLETYFDRLWPINRSLTGDGNRKTLDILSEIIPLNVHEVPSGTACFDWNVPPEWNVQEAWIKDEKDNTIVNFKVNNLHLLGYSEPFEGVLSYEELKEHLYTLPKQPDLIPYLTSYYSKRWGFCMSHHQFEKLDKNGSYTVKIDSTLDEHGSMTYGDLVLKGKSDKEILLTTYICHPSMANNELSGPLVTAFIYNQLKDKDNYYSYRFVFAPETIGSIYYLSQHGDHFKQNMEAGFVVTCVGDDGQFTYKKSRRGDSLPDRAVNTVLKQSESEFRTIPFAPRGSDERQYCSPGFNLPVVLLLRTTYGQYEEYHTSSDDKDFISFAAMEKTVATYLEVIELIEKNKKYINQFPNCEPQLGKRGLYPTLSEKEKAIEIDAMMWILNYSDGEHDLLDIIEKSDIDFKIMIRVADKLMAKGMLKVEKQ, encoded by the coding sequence ATGCAGAAGCAATTAGAAACCTATTTTGATAGATTATGGCCTATTAACCGAAGTTTAACGGGTGATGGTAATAGAAAAACACTGGATATTCTATCTGAAATAATTCCATTAAATGTACACGAGGTTCCTTCAGGTACAGCATGTTTTGATTGGAATGTACCACCAGAGTGGAATGTTCAAGAAGCGTGGATTAAAGACGAAAAAGACAATACTATTGTCAATTTTAAAGTTAATAATTTACATCTATTGGGCTATTCTGAGCCGTTCGAAGGCGTTTTGAGTTATGAGGAACTTAAAGAACATTTATACACCTTACCAAAGCAACCTGATTTAATACCATATTTAACATCGTATTACAGTAAAAGATGGGGATTCTGTATGTCGCATCATCAGTTTGAAAAACTAGATAAAAATGGTTCCTATACTGTAAAAATAGATAGTACTTTAGATGAACATGGATCTATGACCTATGGCGACTTGGTGTTAAAAGGTAAATCAGATAAAGAAATATTATTAACCACATATATTTGTCATCCTTCCATGGCAAATAATGAATTGTCAGGACCATTGGTTACGGCATTTATTTACAACCAATTAAAAGACAAGGATAATTACTATTCTTATCGTTTTGTTTTTGCACCAGAAACCATTGGTAGTATTTATTATTTATCTCAACATGGGGATCATTTTAAGCAAAACATGGAAGCTGGTTTTGTGGTAACTTGCGTAGGTGACGATGGTCAGTTTACCTATAAAAAAAGTAGAAGAGGTGATAGTTTACCAGATAGAGCAGTTAATACCGTTTTAAAACAATCTGAATCTGAATTTAGAACGATTCCTTTTGCCCCAAGAGGTTCTGATGAAAGGCAATACTGTTCACCTGGTTTTAATTTACCAGTGGTGTTGTTACTAAGAACTACTTATGGTCAATATGAAGAGTACCATACTTCTTCAGACGATAAAGATTTCATTAGCTTTGCCGCAATGGAAAAAACCGTTGCAACCTATTTGGAAGTAATTGAATTAATTGAAAAGAATAAAAAATATATCAATCAATTTCCTAATTGTGAGCCCCAATTGGGTAAAAGAGGTCTATACCCAACCTTATCTGAAAAAGAAAAGGCCATTGAGATAGATGCTATGATGTGGATTCTCAATTATTCAGACGGTGAACATGACTTACTAGATATTATTGAAAAAAGTGACATAGATTTTAAAATTATGATACGCGTAGCAGATAAATTAATGGCAAAAGGCATGCTAAAAGTAGAAAAACAATAA
- a CDS encoding polysaccharide pyruvyl transferase family protein, translating into MKPNKILLTGYIGYKNFGDDLLFEIAIERIKDLPNIEVSAVVTDPSINFDYLYKYYPNLKIIRLNRSIPKLFYLKFNKVYYIGGGVFFDYNQKISSLKFLKKYLSNFLNFKIPKLLGTEFGGIGIGVGPYFHKQTLALHRQVLSSFEILGVRDKKSYDFLKGIKIKNLYLSNDLSVGYEKLPDNDIITSLKEVIICPRSYSHKPEFEKHIITLLDFAKFLEENNIKTHWVFLQEDDENLMNKIKQNFRTTIWNPDLMSILSFVKLFQNAEAVFSSRMHSLFIAGLVNTSFVAIELHPKLKYASELFYENPIILNPLDDLDKYKVAYTKLKNIVFNKSKLKKEEECLEVLNSKILGWLKK; encoded by the coding sequence ATGAAACCAAATAAAATATTGCTAACTGGTTATATAGGTTACAAAAATTTTGGTGATGACTTACTTTTTGAAATTGCTATTGAACGAATAAAAGATCTTCCAAATATAGAAGTTAGTGCTGTTGTTACAGACCCTTCTATAAATTTTGATTATTTATATAAATATTACCCTAATTTAAAGATAATTAGATTAAATAGATCGATTCCCAAATTATTTTATTTGAAATTTAATAAAGTCTATTATATTGGAGGTGGTGTTTTTTTCGATTATAATCAAAAAATAAGCTCGTTAAAATTCTTAAAAAAATATTTATCCAATTTCTTAAATTTTAAAATTCCTAAATTGTTAGGAACTGAATTTGGTGGTATTGGCATTGGTGTTGGTCCATATTTTCACAAACAAACCTTAGCCTTGCATCGACAGGTTTTAAGTTCATTTGAAATCTTAGGTGTTAGAGATAAAAAATCTTATGATTTTCTAAAAGGGATTAAAATTAAAAATTTATATCTATCTAACGATTTAAGTGTAGGGTATGAAAAATTACCTGATAACGATATCATAACATCATTGAAAGAGGTTATTATATGTCCTAGATCGTATTCTCACAAACCTGAATTCGAAAAGCATATAATTACATTATTAGATTTTGCAAAATTCTTAGAGGAAAACAATATTAAAACACATTGGGTATTCTTGCAAGAAGACGATGAAAATTTAATGAATAAAATTAAACAAAATTTTAGAACTACTATTTGGAACCCGGATTTAATGAGTATCTTGAGTTTTGTTAAATTATTTCAAAATGCTGAAGCCGTTTTCTCAAGTAGAATGCACAGTCTTTTTATAGCAGGTCTAGTAAACACTTCATTTGTGGCAATAGAACTACACCCAAAATTAAAATATGCAAGTGAACTGTTTTATGAGAACCCAATTATTTTAAATCCTTTAGATGATTTAGATAAATACAAAGTTGCTTATACAAAATTAAAAAACATAGTATTTAATAAAAGTAAGTTAAAAAAGGAAGAAGAATGTTTAGAGGTCCTTAATTCTAAGATACTAGGATGGTTAAAGAAATAA
- a CDS encoding lipid II flippase MurJ, with product MKILLKLFSLKLITSVLGLIYSILQVKYFGASRTIEIYFAAQSLVYLVTSLTQSGQLAEIFLPEYHKLNTIKQGLGYKGLNVVINRMVVFGSLIIVLVFIFASFLVNLMVPGFSQEDKEFATLIFRVLLPVLYLALMNAFYKTVLNAEQRFGRSELIGVTNSVVNIVVLVILYPFIQLWALVVSMLAGKIIEFVFYIWQLYKNGYRFQFVLSLPEFNHISFFKSMQSTFLYVGATQIYNIVLTASISFLPEGVYAIFRYVQNLANKIKGLFIQPFMTIFFTNYSLLLQKAQSVVKEFNKNLFSVINVNVITTVGTILLGDLIIEFIWGGKKFDTNDVQLAYTFLLFNIIAIFVSSIGGIYRKMAVSHGLAKKLYLYWVAAQLCSAGFSYFFIKYFSVNGLFFIIPINALLMSSTGYIIYKATKDNLAFKVLSKNNLIGILLITISIVLKYFYSNIFNFENNIVSIIVVGLSVLLLSLYPVIRTYKILSEKNTY from the coding sequence ATGAAAATACTATTAAAACTTTTTTCTTTAAAGCTAATAACTTCTGTTTTAGGCTTAATCTATTCAATACTGCAAGTAAAATATTTTGGTGCTTCTCGTACTATAGAAATCTATTTTGCTGCCCAGAGTTTGGTGTATTTAGTAACTTCGTTAACGCAAAGTGGGCAATTGGCAGAAATATTTTTACCTGAATATCATAAATTAAATACGATAAAGCAAGGCTTGGGTTATAAAGGGTTGAATGTAGTCATCAATAGAATGGTGGTTTTCGGTTCTCTTATTATAGTATTGGTATTCATATTCGCTTCTTTTCTAGTTAATCTGATGGTTCCTGGGTTTTCTCAAGAAGATAAAGAGTTCGCTACTTTAATTTTCAGGGTGTTATTACCTGTTTTATATTTAGCATTAATGAATGCCTTTTATAAAACGGTTCTAAATGCTGAACAACGCTTTGGAAGATCAGAATTGATTGGAGTAACTAATTCTGTGGTAAATATAGTGGTTCTTGTTATACTATACCCTTTTATTCAATTATGGGCATTGGTAGTATCCATGCTAGCGGGTAAAATTATTGAGTTTGTCTTTTATATATGGCAGCTTTATAAAAATGGATATCGCTTTCAGTTTGTGTTGTCTCTACCAGAATTTAATCATATTTCATTCTTTAAAAGTATGCAGAGCACCTTTTTATATGTTGGGGCTACGCAAATTTATAATATAGTATTAACGGCAAGTATTTCTTTTTTACCAGAAGGGGTTTATGCCATTTTTAGGTATGTTCAAAATTTGGCAAACAAAATCAAGGGGTTATTTATCCAACCTTTTATGACCATTTTTTTTACAAATTATTCCTTATTATTACAGAAGGCACAGTCTGTAGTAAAAGAGTTTAACAAGAATCTTTTTAGTGTTATAAATGTAAATGTAATTACAACTGTAGGCACAATTTTATTAGGTGATTTGATCATTGAATTCATTTGGGGAGGTAAAAAGTTTGATACAAATGATGTCCAATTGGCCTATACATTTCTATTATTTAATATAATAGCCATTTTTGTAAGCAGTATAGGTGGTATTTATCGTAAAATGGCCGTTTCTCATGGCTTGGCAAAGAAATTGTATTTATATTGGGTAGCGGCACAATTATGTTCGGCAGGGTTCTCTTATTTTTTTATTAAATATTTTAGTGTGAACGGTTTATTTTTTATCATTCCTATTAATGCTTTATTAATGAGTAGTACAGGGTATATAATTTACAAAGCAACAAAAGATAACTTGGCATTTAAAGTTCTCTCAAAAAACAACTTAATTGGCATCTTATTAATAACTATTTCAATAGTATTAAAATACTTTTATTCGAATATATTTAATTTTGAAAATAATATTGTTTCTATAATAGTTGTTGGACTTTCAGTATTACTATTATCTTTGTATCCAGTAATTAGAACGTATAAAATATTAAGTGAAAAAAATACTTATTAA
- a CDS encoding acyltransferase, protein MKKILINIYTIFKAAKDYLIREWLMYVPLHWFRKMIIKTQFKNVGRQTNFLMGIEFRTPKNISIGNNSVINKKVLLDGRGGKLVIGNNVDIAQETNIWTLEHDVHDDNHKHVGADVIIEDYVWIASRVTILPGVTIGKGAVVAANSIITKDVPSMVIVGGVPGKIIGERKSALSYKLNYQPWFK, encoded by the coding sequence GTGAAAAAAATACTTATTAATATATATACTATTTTTAAAGCCGCTAAAGACTATCTTATAAGAGAATGGTTGATGTATGTGCCATTGCATTGGTTTCGAAAAATGATAATTAAAACCCAATTTAAAAATGTTGGTAGGCAAACCAATTTTTTAATGGGTATTGAGTTTCGAACACCTAAAAATATTTCTATTGGTAACAATTCAGTAATTAATAAAAAAGTATTGTTAGATGGTAGAGGAGGGAAATTGGTTATTGGTAATAATGTAGATATTGCTCAAGAAACGAATATTTGGACCTTGGAGCATGATGTGCATGATGATAATCATAAGCATGTTGGAGCAGATGTAATTATTGAAGATTATGTTTGGATAGCCTCAAGAGTAACTATTTTACCAGGGGTGACTATTGGTAAAGGTGCAGTGGTTGCAGCAAATTCTATTATTACCAAAGATGTTCCATCAATGGTTATTGTAGGTGGTGTACCAGGAAAAATAATAGGTGAACGTAAAAGTGCATTGAGTTATAAATTAAACTATCAACCTTGGTTTAAATAG
- a CDS encoding glycosyltransferase, whose amino-acid sequence MEKNKIGIYPWAEALEKQGDKHQILFYEALEKNNYNVVKIKYKRGLPLKHALKQNVDLLVLDWVHSFYTSQSIINTVIKAFLGYLDLVFLKKDKTIITWNLHNLQRHDGKFGAIEKFCFKKLAKKVDYIRVFNKSHVNKVSEYLKIAKSKIIVIPQGPYIYNSSVAVNIHERYIIPNNKNILLVFGSIRSGKGIDKFLKSFVQCKTENFYLLVAGKASEMPLNSEINEIIKDSNNIIFDNRFIPDEEVNAYFKSCQYVVLPYENTLNSGILLLAKSNDSRLLANENFKEYAENGDVIGDLFIAEALQESLNQLIIKKRDIPRISPPNWDSVVKKFEKILNE is encoded by the coding sequence ATGGAAAAGAATAAAATTGGAATATACCCGTGGGCTGAAGCACTTGAAAAGCAAGGAGATAAGCATCAGATATTGTTTTATGAGGCATTAGAGAAAAATAATTATAACGTCGTTAAAATAAAATACAAAAGAGGGCTCCCTTTAAAGCATGCTCTAAAACAAAATGTTGATTTGTTGGTTTTAGATTGGGTGCATTCTTTTTATACATCACAAAGTATAATTAATACCGTAATCAAAGCTTTTCTAGGATATCTAGATTTAGTTTTTCTAAAGAAAGACAAGACTATAATTACATGGAATTTACACAATTTGCAACGGCATGATGGAAAATTTGGAGCAATAGAGAAATTTTGTTTTAAAAAATTGGCTAAAAAAGTTGATTATATTCGTGTTTTTAATAAAAGTCATGTCAATAAAGTGAGTGAGTATTTAAAAATAGCTAAATCAAAAATTATTGTTATCCCACAAGGGCCTTATATTTACAACTCAAGCGTAGCTGTTAATATTCATGAACGGTATATAATACCAAATAATAAAAATATATTGTTGGTGTTTGGAAGTATTCGAAGCGGTAAGGGCATTGATAAATTTTTAAAGTCTTTTGTTCAGTGTAAAACCGAAAATTTTTATTTGCTGGTTGCAGGTAAAGCTAGTGAGATGCCGTTGAATTCTGAAATTAATGAAATAATTAAAGATTCTAATAATATAATTTTTGATAACAGATTTATACCTGATGAAGAAGTAAATGCTTATTTTAAGTCGTGTCAGTATGTTGTGTTACCTTATGAAAACACCTTAAATTCTGGAATTTTATTATTGGCTAAATCAAATGACTCCAGATTATTGGCAAATGAAAATTTTAAGGAATATGCTGAAAATGGTGATGTAATTGGTGATTTATTCATTGCAGAAGCGTTGCAAGAATCATTAAATCAATTAATAATTAAAAAGCGAGATATACCTAGAATATCCCCTCCAAATTGGGACAGCGTTGTTAAAAAATTTGAAAAAATATTAAATGAATAA
- a CDS encoding glycosyltransferase family protein → MNKKILIISRAFPPKGGGGIQRMVKFSVYLEQLGWDVTVCTIKGANFSWTDESRIKELDKVKIIRITEDVYKSSLFNKVKSRLKFHDFYNDWANDVVTYFSNKEDFEYDYVLTSGPPHSVHNIGINLKKKFNFFWISDFRDQYTLGPTYRPVTFLHRKHNQKLEQKIYSLSDLIITNTEVNRIESSEVFKIEPSSKVVSIYNGYDFEDLKETGFIPEFDKEKINLLYLGGLRGDHIDGYFYKMLKIALVKKPNLLNNIVINLVGDLSRKGDLIEKLELGKFFKPYNAVSYDKVGDYIKASDGCLTWQHPNNGYRGTIAGKVFDYFGFKKPIFSLGQTKSELDTIINGHNIGVHTDVNNLSNSANDFIKFIDNLKSYSENYNDLSYDYYDSFNRRTQVNVLNEILIKTFK, encoded by the coding sequence ATGAATAAAAAAATTTTAATAATCTCAAGAGCTTTCCCCCCTAAAGGAGGCGGTGGTATTCAACGAATGGTTAAATTCAGTGTTTATTTAGAGCAATTAGGTTGGGATGTTACCGTTTGTACTATAAAAGGTGCTAATTTTAGTTGGACAGATGAATCACGAATTAAGGAATTAGATAAAGTTAAAATTATTAGAATAACTGAGGACGTTTATAAATCATCACTTTTCAATAAGGTTAAAAGCAGGTTAAAGTTTCATGACTTTTATAATGATTGGGCTAACGATGTAGTTACATATTTTTCTAACAAAGAAGATTTTGAATATGATTATGTTTTAACTAGTGGCCCGCCTCATTCCGTACATAATATTGGAATTAATTTAAAAAAGAAATTTAATTTTTTTTGGATTTCTGATTTTAGAGATCAATATACATTGGGGCCAACATATAGACCAGTAACATTTTTACATAGAAAACATAATCAAAAGTTAGAACAGAAAATTTATTCACTTTCAGATCTAATTATTACGAATACAGAAGTAAATAGAATTGAAAGCTCGGAGGTGTTTAAAATTGAACCGTCTTCAAAAGTGGTTAGTATTTACAATGGTTATGATTTCGAAGACCTTAAGGAAACTGGTTTTATTCCAGAATTTGATAAAGAAAAAATAAATTTGTTGTATTTGGGAGGACTACGTGGAGATCATATTGATGGATATTTTTATAAAATGCTCAAAATTGCTCTGGTTAAAAAACCAAATTTATTAAATAATATAGTTATTAATTTGGTAGGAGACTTAAGCAGAAAAGGTGATTTAATTGAGAAATTGGAACTTGGTAAATTCTTCAAACCTTACAATGCCGTTTCTTATGACAAAGTGGGCGATTATATAAAGGCATCTGATGGTTGTTTAACATGGCAACATCCAAATAATGGTTACAGAGGAACCATTGCTGGTAAAGTTTTTGATTATTTTGGATTTAAAAAACCAATTTTTTCTTTAGGTCAGACTAAAAGTGAATTAGATACAATAATAAATGGACACAACATTGGTGTTCATACGGATGTAAATAATCTTTCAAATTCAGCGAATGATTTTATTAAATTTATCGATAATTTGAAAAGCTACAGTGAAAATTATAATGACCTCTCTTATGATTATTACGATTCGTTTAATAGAAGAACACAGGTTAATGTTTTAAATGAAATATTAATAAAGACGTTCAAATGA
- a CDS encoding O-antigen ligase family protein, with translation MIPGLFLSFNLTGVFDVLIPFLVIFIFNFKKQFYYKVLYESTRIVALICVFSIFSNYTGIFDFPANGPWSSSFGQAGFGGYRTGYSNSLFLYIPILVFWHRVKQRPLASFDFILIMLIIYAQYLSGGRAGIIASLVVLLIWLRVSLGYKMAFLAVILFASQLDVVKEQFRVQDMETTDNSLDRISSGRVVLNTYYFNKFLEAPIFGYGFGDKPEMYTKTDPHIVWLRLVIDGGIFYFLVILYLFREIYVRVKNNLHLTTEERKLFYSLFITTFIITFLEPNYIIGSVQGEIIYWIIISLLLKPKALSVDNVEFNEQYS, from the coding sequence ATGATTCCTGGACTTTTTTTATCCTTTAACCTAACAGGTGTCTTTGATGTTTTAATCCCGTTTTTGGTTATATTTATCTTTAATTTTAAAAAACAGTTTTATTATAAAGTCTTATATGAATCAACAAGAATAGTGGCACTTATTTGTGTTTTTAGTATTTTCTCTAATTATACCGGAATTTTTGATTTTCCTGCCAATGGTCCTTGGTCTTCATCGTTCGGACAAGCAGGTTTTGGAGGGTATCGAACGGGTTATTCCAACAGCTTATTTTTATACATCCCTATTTTAGTATTTTGGCACAGGGTAAAACAAAGGCCATTGGCGTCTTTTGACTTTATTTTAATAATGTTAATTATTTATGCCCAATACTTAAGTGGGGGTAGGGCAGGAATTATAGCATCTTTAGTTGTATTGTTAATATGGTTACGGGTATCGTTAGGATATAAAATGGCATTTCTAGCAGTTATTCTGTTTGCATCGCAACTGGATGTTGTAAAAGAACAATTTAGAGTGCAAGATATGGAGACTACCGATAATAGCTTAGATAGAATATCTTCGGGTAGGGTTGTTTTAAACACCTACTATTTTAACAAGTTTTTAGAGGCACCTATTTTTGGTTATGGTTTTGGTGATAAGCCCGAAATGTATACTAAAACAGACCCTCATATTGTTTGGCTGAGACTTGTGATTGATGGTGGAATATTTTATTTTTTAGTAATTTTATATCTTTTTAGAGAAATATATGTTAGAGTAAAGAATAATTTGCATTTAACTACAGAAGAACGAAAGTTGTTTTATTCACTTTTTATAACCACCTTTATTATTACTTTTTTAGAGCCTAATTACATTATCGGTTCTGTGCAAGGAGAAATTATTTATTGGATTATAATTAGTTTATTACTAAAACCAAAAGCTCTTTCAGTTGATAATGTTGAGTTTAATGAACAATATAGTTAA
- a CDS encoding glycosyltransferase family 4 protein, protein MIKTVFWLNIPSPHQVDFLNMLESRDNVNLQVRYFDTLTENRKALGWSLSNNLSEFHQYIKDDNLNESLNELEGWQSSIHIIPGFSHPFLRKLLNVLIENNVQWIHWSEMSGKPLTKMLRYNYNLIKCIKPLFFLLNGYTSYAKKINKYGLGAFAIGKLAKDDFIQWGTKKNKIKYLYYSLPKLKKSSKSPFNFPSEKRIFMYAGSLTKHKGIDVLIKAFNKLKNSENWILVLVGRDNSNGEYKQMVKKMNLSQRVIFTGAIQNENMANYIGYADVFVLPTLFDGWGAVLNEAASLKKPLISTDRCGAAFHFIETEFNGFQVKAKSVNQLGNAMQYYIDNPLKIDLHGNVSYGLFKSFDLKSNVDLFIKNIKELCQRQK, encoded by the coding sequence ATGATAAAAACTGTTTTTTGGCTTAATATACCTTCACCACATCAAGTAGATTTTCTAAACATGCTAGAATCGCGTGATAATGTAAATTTACAAGTTAGGTACTTTGATACTCTTACTGAAAATAGAAAAGCATTAGGTTGGAGTTTGTCTAATAATTTATCTGAATTTCACCAATATATAAAAGATGACAACCTGAATGAATCATTAAATGAATTAGAAGGATGGCAATCAAGTATTCACATTATTCCTGGGTTTTCGCATCCATTTTTACGTAAATTATTAAACGTTCTTATTGAGAATAATGTGCAATGGATACATTGGAGCGAAATGAGTGGAAAACCATTGACCAAAATGCTCAGGTATAATTATAACTTAATTAAGTGTATAAAGCCTTTGTTTTTTCTATTGAATGGGTATACATCATATGCAAAAAAAATTAACAAGTATGGATTGGGGGCTTTTGCTATTGGCAAATTAGCCAAGGATGACTTTATACAATGGGGTACTAAGAAAAATAAAATTAAATACTTGTACTATTCATTACCTAAGCTTAAAAAATCGAGCAAATCACCATTCAATTTTCCATCTGAGAAAAGAATATTTATGTATGCTGGTTCTTTAACAAAACATAAGGGAATTGATGTCTTAATTAAAGCATTTAATAAATTAAAAAATAGTGAAAATTGGATTCTGGTATTAGTAGGTCGAGATAATTCAAATGGGGAATACAAGCAAATGGTAAAAAAAATGAACCTTAGTCAAAGAGTTATTTTTACCGGTGCAATACAAAATGAAAATATGGCAAATTACATTGGGTATGCAGATGTTTTTGTATTACCTACATTGTTTGATGGTTGGGGAGCGGTATTGAATGAAGCGGCCTCTTTAAAAAAGCCTTTAATTTCAACCGATCGTTGTGGTGCAGCCTTTCATTTTATTGAAACAGAGTTTAATGGTTTTCAAGTAAAAGCAAAATCAGTAAATCAATTAGGAAATGCCATGCAATATTATATTGATAATCCTTTAAAAATAGATTTACACGGAAATGTGTCATATGGTCTATTTAAATCTTTTGATTTAAAATCTAACGTAGACCTTTTTATAAAAAATATAAAAGAATTATGCCAAAGGCAAAAATAA